The [Pantoea] beijingensis genomic sequence TATCACAATTTTCAACGTGGTGGCATGCATCGGCAAGACATCGATACGAATCCGGCCAACTACGAACCGAACTCTATTAACGATAACTGGCCGCGTGAAACACCGCCCGGCCCGCATCGCGGTGGATTCGAAAGCTATCAGGAGAGAATTGAAGGCCACAAGGTTCGTGATCGTAGCCCGTCATTCGGCGAATATTATTCGCAACCGCGCCTGTTCTGGCACAGTCAGACGCCGATTGAGCAACAACACATTATTGACGCATTTTCCTTCGAATTAGGAAAGCTCTCTCGCCCTTATATCCGCGAACGCGTCGTCGATCATCTGGTGCGGATAGATATCTCGCTGGCACATGCCGTGGCAGAAAATTTAGGGATCGCGCTTTCGGATGAAAAATTGCACACCGCCCCCCCCAAAGACGTAAACGGGCTAAAAAAAGATGCCAGCCTCAGTCTGTACGCGGTACCAAGTGGAAATATCAAGGGACGCCAGGTCGCGCTTTTGGTGAGTGACGGCGTGAAGGCGGCCGATGTGCTGGAGATCCTGCAATCTCTCAAAGATAACGGTGTACACACGAAGCTACTGGCAGCGCATATGGGACAGATCCGTGCAGATGACGGTTCAGTGTTGCCGATTGATGCGACCTTTAGCGGACTACCATCGCTCACTTTTGATGCAGTCATTGTACCTGATGGCAATATTGATGCGCTGTTGCTCAGTGGCGATGCGCGTTATTACCTGCTGGAGGCATATAAGCATTTAAAAGTCATCGGCTTCAGTGGAGATGCCCGTCGTTTCAAGGCACAGTTCGGCCTTGCAGAGGGGGAGTTGGAGGAAGGGATCGTGGAAGATGACAAGGCAGAAGGTGTCTTTATCAGTGAATTTCTTTCCTTCCTTGCCGCACATCGAATCTGGTCACGCAGCCAGAAGGCATTAAGCGTGCCCGCTTGACGGACTTTTTCACGGCGGGCAAAGGATTCGCTCGCCGTTTAAATCCCTCTGCGCGGACGCTTTTCCGGACTTGCATGCAAAAAACAGCAGCATCACCCATAAAAAAAGCGACCATACACATGGTCGCGGAGCTTGATAATAACGGTATCGAAAAGCAGACCGGCATCACCCGGCCAATCTCGATAAGCGTGTCAGTCGCTTACTGCTGAGGCGCTTGTGGATCGGTATCATACTCTTTACAGCTCTGGAAACCGTAGTTCATCACGCGCCCCGTATCGCTGTAACTTACAAAATACGTTTGCGGCTGACCATCACGCTCGCCCAGTACATAAGTCTGGCAGGTACCGCGTGCGTGCGTCATCGTAATCTCAGTAGAAGGTGCACCCGCCACTTCACGCACCTGCTCGCGGGTCATGCCCTTTTTGACATCCTTCACCACCGGTTTTGTGACGTAACTTTCTGCACGATCATAGGCCGAACAGCCAGACAACACAGCCAGAGCCACTGCAGCACCAATAAATCCCGTTACTTTAATCATCTTTTTGTACCTCATTTATTATCCATGTAACTATAAGCCTGGAATATAAATGCTGATTTTTCAAATTTATGGCGCATTATAATGGCTTTTTAAGAGTCCGCCGATGTCGCCACAATCCTCAACTGGGTGCGCGTACTACACATTTACCACTGTGCCATCCACGCAGGAAGGCGGTTAAGACCACAGTCTCCTCTCTCAGAACGTCGCGCCAACCTTTTTTCTTCCCTGCCCTGAAGCCATTAGCGGTTGAACTGACTGATTTAGCAGCAGATGACCGCTAGCGCAGCAGATTGTTTCTTGTCGTTTTATCCGATGCGCGTTAGCTTAACGGTAATACTATTCGCAACGGCCCATCAGGCAACTGACGTGAGGAGAGGTTCATGGCACTGCAACAGAAAATTATTGAAGCACTTGGCGTTAAGCCAGTGATTGATGTCAAACAGGAGATTCGTACCAGCGTTGAGTTTCTTAAATCCTATCTGAAAACCTATCCTTTTATTAAAACGCTAGTGTTGGGTATCAGTGGCGGTCAGGACTCCACCCTGACCGGGAAACTGGCGCAAACGGCCATCAGTGAATTACGTGAAGAAACGGCGAATCCGGAGTACACCTTTATTGCCGTTCGCCTACCGTATGGCGTCCAGGCCGATGAGCAGGATTGCCAGGATGCCATCAATTTTATCCAGCCGGACCGCGTGCTGACCGTCAATATTAAAGAAGCTGTGCTTGCGAGTGAGAAAGCTCTGAAAGAGGCGGGAATTACTCTGTCAGATTATATTCGCGGTAATGAAAAGGCACGCGAACGCATGAAAGCGCAATACAGCATTGCCGGAATGAACGCGGGTGTTGTGGTCGGTACCGATCACGCGGCAGAAGCCATTACCGGTTTTTTTACCAAATACGGCGATGGCGGCACCGATATCAACCCTATTTTCCGGTTACATAAAGGCCAGGGAAAGATGCTACTGAAAGCGCTGGGCTGCCCGGAACACCTCTATCTGAAACAACCTACCGCCGATCTGGAAGACGATCGTCCGGGCCTGCAGGATGAAGTGGCTTTAGGCGTAACCTACGCACAAATTGATGCCTATCTTGAGGGGCAATCGATTGATCCCGCAGCCGCCAGGATTATAGAGGGATGGTATCAGAAAACCGAGCATAAGCGCCGTCCGCCAATTACCGTGTTTGATGAATTTTGGAAAAAATAGTGCTGCAGGGCGACCATACGTCGCCTTTTTACTTTTCGTTCGACCTTTTTCCCTCAGCCTCTTTTTTCAGCATACCTTGCCTGATACACTGTATAAAAACACAGCATCAGGATGAGTAAGTGGCAAAGCGAGTAGCAACCCACCGGCTGGAATTTGAACCCGCCGCGATTTATGAATATCCGGAACATCTTCGCCAGTATCTGGCGGATCTTCCAAACCTGCCCGGTGTCTATATTTTTCATGGTGAAAGCGAAGTAATGCCGCTCTATATTGGCAAAAGCGTCAATATTCGCAGCCGCGTAATGTCGCATTTTCGTACACCTGCCGAAGCAAAAATGCTGCGGCAGACAAAACACATCAGTTGGGTCACCACGGCAGGAGAACTTGGCGCGCTGTTACTGGAAGCACAGATGATTAAAAATCAGCAGCCACTTTTTAATAAGCGACTGCGTAAAAATCGTCAACTCTGTTCCTTGTGGTTGAACGACCAGCGGCCCGCGGTAGTGTACGCCAAGGAACTGGATTTCTCCTCGTCCCCTAACCTGTTTGGCCTGTTTGCTCACCGCCGTGCAGCTCAGGACACGCTGAAAAAAATCGCCGATGAACAGCAACTGTGTTACGGGGTACTTGGACTGGAGAGCGTTGGCGCTCATCGCGCCTGCTTCCGCGCCAGCCTTGGACGCTGCGCCGGAGCCTGCTGTGGTAAAGAAAGCCTTGAAGCACACCATCAACGTCTGCTCGCCGCGCTGGACAGGCTCCGCGTGGTTTGCTGGCCCTATGATGGCGCGATAGGTTTAGTCGAGCAAGGGCCAATGGAAACGCAGATCCATATTATTCATAGTTGGTTTTGGCTGGGTTCGGTCACGGAGATTGCCGATGCCCCAACGCTCGTTCGCACGCCAAAAGGGTTTGATAGCGACGGCTATAAGATTCTGTGCCGCCCGGTACTCAGTGGCAAATACCCCATCATCCCCCTACCGACACTATAAAACCGCCGGCGCTAACCACAACCTTAACAGGCAATATGGGTAACGTCGGCGGTCTCAATTTCACTGTGTCAGTGTCTGCGGACGATAAGGGTCACGCCGCCATTAGCCTGCCGCTGGCAGCATCTTTTTGCCCTGATGCTGTGGTTTTGCCGTCAGTTGCTTCTCGAAGTTGTCGTTGTACTGTTTTTTCTGTTCCGGCGTCAGCACGTTATACAACTTGTTTTGCGTCTCAAGCATCGCTACCGCATTCTCTTTAGCATTCGCTGTCAGCTTGTCTGCCTGCGCTTCCGCCTTCGCTTGATCAAAGCTATCCGCGGCAATAATCGCATGATTAGCGCGCCGATCGTCCAGCGACGGACGCTGCATTTTTTTATGGGACGCTTTCATGATGCTGTGCATCTGTTCTTTTTGCGCATCCGTCAAATTCAGACCGCTAAACAAGGTTTGCATATTCCGATGCATTGGCATTTTATGCTGGCTCTTTTCGCCTGCAGCCGGAGGAGGTGTCAGGTTATCAGCTGCAGCATGAACGATATTAGCCGCGCCCAGAGCCAACGTTGAAGCAACTAAGAGGGATGTTAATTTACGCATAATATTGTCCTTACTTTTCAGTTTTATAACGACAGACCGTGTCGCGAGTTCGACATCAATTGTAAAGCGCCGAACGTCAATTACTCAGAGCCAGAGTAAAACCCTGAAAGTATAAAACTCATAAAGAGAACAATCATGGAGAGAATGAGAAGAATATAAGGAGGTATAAGAAAAGATGTATCGCGATTGGATGAAACGGCGACAATAGTGCAGAAATTAAGGTGGAGTGTACCGCGTAGGGTCCAATCTAAAAAGTACCCATTTCTCTTTTAACTAAGTCACGGGAGCACATCGCGCCCGTTGTGGCCTCAGCCCAATACATCATTATGCGCATTATCCTCTACCAGCAGCAGCCCGGCGCGGAGCCCTGGCGCCACATTGGGATTGGGAAACAGCACATATTCTCGCGCCTGCTTAACGTAGTAGCGCGTATCTCCGTCCTCGGCCAACAGGGTTCCCTGTGGAAATGCGGTGAAGTTCAACGTGTCCGTATCCATATGCAGTTGAAATGCATTTGATGTCCGCGTGATCTGCTGTGACACGCGATAGCGGCGTGGAGCATGTTTACCCGCGGGTAACGCTTCGCCAAAGAGCAGTGATGCCAGCGCCTGTTTTGCCTCACTGAACTGGGTTAAATCATTTTCACCAAACGGTTGCGCCTTCCCCAGCTCCAGCGTGCAGCTGGATGCGCCGAAGTGTTCGCAACTATAATGCGTGAATGTGCCGCCAGGTGCGCGATGAAACACTAAAGCTTCCAGCCCTGCAGCGGTTAACCATTGCATAAACGCTTCAGGCCATGCGCGTTCATTGAGGGGTAATACGCCAAAGCGAGGATGATATGAGCCACGGATCGCAGTATGCAGATCGAGGTGCCACCCTATTTCTACGTTATTTCCCGCCTGCCAGAACGTTTCCAGCGCCTGTTCAAGGCGCCAGGCACGGCGTGCCTCCGGACAATCCTCATACTGTTGCCAGCGGCCGCCAAAAAGACGGTTAAGATCGCAACGTAAATAGCGCTTATTAGCCCTCAATGCCGCAGGATTACCCAATATCACCAGCAAACGCGGCACCAGCATCTTTTCGCCCTGCAGTAACAGGGTGACTAACTGATTCAGGATCTCAACCGGAGCGGTTTCATTACCATGAATACCGGCAGAAATAACAATCGCCTGCCGCGTTGGCTGATGAGGCGTTAACTCCAAAATCCCTTCGTCCAGCCACTGCCAGCGTAACTGATCGTTTTCCCCCGCCGAGGGATACGGTTTTTCGCCTGAAAGCGTATGCTTAAGAAAGTCCTGCATTCATGCCCCATATAGTTAACTGCACCGGGTAAGCGCCTGATGATAGCAGACGCACATTATCACTGTCTTACCTCTCAAAATGAGATCCCAGCGCCGATGCTTTTTACTGCTGAAAAGGATAGACGTTACCTAAGTCTAGCAGACGCGTTAACGCATCAAGGGCTTCGTGTCCTTCTATTAGAAGTTGCGGGTCGGCTAAGTCGTGTTGTGAAAGACGATCGCGGTAATAACGGTCAACCCAGCAATTCAGTTTAGTGAACAGCGTATCATTCATCATTACGGCTGGATTCACCGCAGCCTGCTCTTGCGCAGTCATCGCGACCCGCAAACGTAAACATGCCGGCCCCCCACCGTTGCACATACTTTCACGCAAGTCGAACACCTTCAGTTCGGCAATCGGCCCTCCGCTTTCCACCAGCTCGCTCAGATAATGCCATACGCCCGGATGCTGACGCGCCTCTTCCGGCAATACCAACAGCATTTTTCCATCATCGCGGCTAAGCAGTTGGCTGTTAAACAGATATGTCTCCACCGCATCACTTACCGATATCCGATGATCAGGCACTTCAATCGGGATAAAGCCTGAGACTTTCTCTTTAAGCAACGTCAGTAATTGTGCCTGCTGCATGAAAGCGTGCTGGTGGCAAAACAACACCTGCTGATTGCTGACAGCGATCACATCATTATGAAAAACGCCGCGATCGATCACTGCCGGGTTCTGTTGAGCAAACACCGTACGCGCGTCATCTAACTGGTGCAAACGCGCCACGGCTTCACTTGCCTCGCGGGTCTGGCGTGCCGGATAGCGCGACGGCCCCCGTGCGGTATCAGCACCTTCACGTCCGTAGATAAATAACTGAACGCCTGGATCGCCGTAATCACTGCCTAAACGGTTGTGGTTAGCGGCACCTTCATCGCCAAAAAGCGCCACCTGTGGCAACGCATCATGCACGGTAAAGTGCCGAGCATCGCGGAAAATGGCACGTAAGAGTGCCGCAGTTGTCGGCGCTTCTATCGCCCGGTGAAACTTGTTATTAAGATTTGCTACCGTCAAATGGACGCGTCCGTCAGCGCTGTCCGCCGATGGCGAAACCGTCGCGGCGTTTGCGACCCACATCGCAGAAGCGGAGCTGACAGCAGAAAGCAACTGCGGTGCCTGTCTGGCGACCTTTGCCAGTACCTGGGCATCACTGCCGCTAAAACCAAGCTGGCGTAACGCCGCGGTATCAGGACGTTCATGGGGTGGGATCACCGCCTGCGCAAATCCCCTATCAGCCAGCGCTTTCATTTTTAGCAATCCCTGTTGAGCGGCCAGTTTGGGATTGGATTGCTGATGCCGGTTGCGCGTGGAGGCTTCATTGCCAAAAGAGAGCCCGGCATAATGATGGGTTAACCCCACCAGCCCATCGAAGTTCACTTCACGCGCCGTCATGACCGATCTCCTGTATGAAAATCAAGCCCCGGCGAGAGTGTGGCGGGCAGCGATAGCGTTGGACTCTCCAGCGACGCCATCGGCCAGGCGCAGTAATCTGCTGCATACCATGCGCTGGCACGGTGGTTGCCGGAAGCCCCAATACCGCCAAACGGCGCACTACTGGAGGCACCGGTCAGCGGTTTATTCCAGTTGACAATGCCGGCGCGGGCTTCAAGCAACAGGTGATCGAACTTCTCACGATCGGGCGAAATCAGCCCGCAGGACAAGCCATAACGGGTATCATTAGCAATGTCGACCGCTTGCTGGAAATCGTCATAGCGAATTACGCTGAGCAGCGGACCAAACACCTCTTCGTCTGCCAGCGCCTTCAGGTTGGTAACGTCAATGATCCCCGGAGTAAGTAGCGCACGACTGCGGTCGGGCCAACACATCGTCAACAACGCCTCACCACCCGCCGCAACGCGCGCCTGCCATTCATCAAAAATACGTTCCGCCGCCTGCGGGGAGATAACACTTCCCATAAAAGGCTGTGGCTCATCATCCCAGCGGCCAATGCGTAACGTACGGCTGACCTCAACCAGACGCGCCAGAAAAGCATCCCCTGCCGCGCCGCGCTTCACCAGCATACGACGAGCACAGGTGCAGCGCTGTCCCGCGGTAATGAATGCCGACTGAACGGCGATATGTACGGCAGCATCAATATCCGCAGGATCTTCGACAATCAACGCATTATTCCCCCCCATTTCCAGCGCCAGCATTTTTTCTGGCTGACCAGCAAACTGCCGATGCAGTTGGTAACCCGTCGCGGCGCTACCGGTAAATAAAAGACCGTCAATTTGCCGATCCTGAGCCAGCGCCTGTCCGGTATCCCGACCACCCTGTAGCAGGTTTAATACACCGTCAGGAATACCCGCACGCAACCACAGATGCATGACTTTTTCCGCGGTAACCGGCGTCAGCTCACTTGGCTTAAACACCACTGTGTTACCCGCTAACAGTGCGGGTACAATATGCCCGTTAGGCAAATGCCCCGGGAAATTATAAGGGCCAAAAACTGCCATCACGCCGTGTGGACGATGACGCAGCGAACTTTCTCCTTCATTTTGCTCCCCGGTCCGGGCATGAAAGGCCTTTACCGAAATGGCAACTTTGCCAATCATCGCCTGCACTTCGGTCTGGGCTTCCCACCGTGGTTTTCCCGTTTCCTGTGCGATGGAAGCAGCCAGATCCTGTTTATGTTCTTCCAGCAGACGAGCAAAGGCTTCGGCAATAACCTGACGCTCGGTAAAAGGACGTCGTGCCCAGCCGGGAAAAGCAGAACGCGCGGCGTTGCAAGCAGCCATGACCTGCGACGCATCAGCAGCATTACCCTGCCAAAGTTTCTCTGCAGTAACCGGATCTGTGCGGGTAAAAGGGGCTCCGCTACCTGCAAGCCAGTGTCCATTGATACAGTGCGTCATGCTTTTTTCTCCTCAACACAAAGTTTTACCACCCGCAGATTTTCACCCTGCTGACATTTCATCTCTTCGGCCACCGCCGGGCTAATACCAATGCTTTCCGCTTTCGGATCCGCATGCAGCAGCATCACGCGGAACTGGCGATAATCGGTATTGGCGACCAGACAGAGTGGTTGTGATGCATCCGGTGGACCATCATTAATCTCAACGCGCAGTAAATGGCTTTTCCGAATCGCCCGTACGCGGTCAATGTCGCACTCCAGCGTCGGCCCACCATCAAAAATATCTACGTAGTTTTGATAGCAGAAACCTTCCGATTCCAGCACGGCACGTGCGGGTGCGGTTTGTGGATGAACTTGACCGATCACCGCCTGCGCCTCAGCAGACAAATAATCAATATAGAGCGGATGTTTCGGCATTAACTCGGCGATAAACGCTTTTTGTCCTGTACCACTCAGAAAATCTGCCGTGGAGAAATCCATGGAAAAAAAGCGGCTGCCCACGCTGTCCCAAAACGGGGAACGCCCTTGCTCATCGCTGATGCCACGCATTTCAGCGACCACTTTATCCATAAAGCGATCGCGAAATTCCGCCATAAACAGAAAGCGCGACTTCGATAATAAATAACCGTTTTTTCCATCACGATAATCCGGGTCAAGAAATAACGTACAGAGCTCGCTGCTGCCGGTGTGATCGTTACTGAGTGACAGCGTCGGCAGGTTATTGTAAACACTGAGTTCTTTTGAGGCATGAACCTGCGTTCCGACGCGAAAGTTATACCAGGGATCCTGTAACCCTACCGCGACCTCAATCGCACAGATCCCAACGGCCTTGCCCGTCTCGCTATCGGCCAGAACAAAAACATATCCCTGTTCCGCACGAGGCAAAGCATCCTGCCAGGTTTGGATTGAGCGTTCGATCCTCGCCGATAGCGTATTGCTATCGGCTGGCAGCGACGTCAGGCCACCGCCGGTTTTCCCCGCCAGCGCTAAAAGCTGCGGTAAATCGTCACGCTCAACGGGACGAATAAACATCATACGCGCGCTCCTTTTATTACCGCTTCGCAGGCACGTTCAAAGCGAACCAGCCCCTCTTTTACTTCCTGCTCGCCGATCACCAGAGACGGCGCGAAACGCAACACATTTGCCCCGGCAATTAATATCATCACCCCTTCTTCGGCTGCGGCCAGGTTGAATTGTTTGGCTTTACCGCTGTAATCAGTATTCAGTACACAGCCAATCAACAGACCCAATCCGCGAATCTCCTGAAAAATATGTAGCCGCTGATTGATCGCATTAAGACCATCAATAAACCAGCGGTGGCGCAGCCCCACACCATCCATGACATCAGGACGGTTAATCAGCTCGATCACCTTCCCTGCTACCGCGCCCGCTAGCGGATTGCCACCGTAGGTGGTGCCATGCGAGCCAACCACCATCACCGCTGCCAGCCGTTCCGTAGTCAGCATAGCCCCGATAGGGAAACCACCACCAAGCGCTTTAGCGGTAGTGAGCACATCCGGCGTGACACCATAATGCATATAGGCATATAGCGAACCGGTGCGACCTACGCCCGTTTGCACCTCATCAAAAATCAGCAACGCATTATGCTGGTCGCATAGCGCACGCAAACCGCGTAAAAACGCCGGTTCCGCCGGAACAACACCGCCTTCGCCCTGAATAGGCTCAACGATAACCGCGCAGGTTTCGTCGTTGATGAGCGCCGCTGCGGATGAAAGATCATTAAAGACTGCATGGTCGATACCGCCAGGCAATGGGGC encodes the following:
- the cho gene encoding excinuclease Cho; protein product: MAKRVATHRLEFEPAAIYEYPEHLRQYLADLPNLPGVYIFHGESEVMPLYIGKSVNIRSRVMSHFRTPAEAKMLRQTKHISWVTTAGELGALLLEAQMIKNQQPLFNKRLRKNRQLCSLWLNDQRPAVVYAKELDFSSSPNLFGLFAHRRAAQDTLKKIADEQQLCYGVLGLESVGAHRACFRASLGRCAGACCGKESLEAHHQRLLAALDRLRVVCWPYDGAIGLVEQGPMETQIHIIHSWFWLGSVTEIADAPTLVRTPKGFDSDGYKILCRPVLSGKYPIIPLPTL
- the astA gene encoding arginine N-succinyltransferase, translated to MMFIRPVERDDLPQLLALAGKTGGGLTSLPADSNTLSARIERSIQTWQDALPRAEQGYVFVLADSETGKAVGICAIEVAVGLQDPWYNFRVGTQVHASKELSVYNNLPTLSLSNDHTGSSELCTLFLDPDYRDGKNGYLLSKSRFLFMAEFRDRFMDKVVAEMRGISDEQGRSPFWDSVGSRFFSMDFSTADFLSGTGQKAFIAELMPKHPLYIDYLSAEAQAVIGQVHPQTAPARAVLESEGFCYQNYVDIFDGGPTLECDIDRVRAIRKSHLLRVEINDGPPDASQPLCLVANTDYRQFRVMLLHADPKAESIGISPAVAEEMKCQQGENLRVVKLCVEEKKA
- the astE gene encoding succinylglutamate desuccinylase is translated as MQDFLKHTLSGEKPYPSAGENDQLRWQWLDEGILELTPHQPTRQAIVISAGIHGNETAPVEILNQLVTLLLQGEKMLVPRLLVILGNPAALRANKRYLRCDLNRLFGGRWQQYEDCPEARRAWRLEQALETFWQAGNNVEIGWHLDLHTAIRGSYHPRFGVLPLNERAWPEAFMQWLTAAGLEALVFHRAPGGTFTHYSCEHFGASSCTLELGKAQPFGENDLTQFSEAKQALASLLFGEALPAGKHAPRRYRVSQQITRTSNAFQLHMDTDTLNFTAFPQGTLLAEDGDTRYYVKQAREYVLFPNPNVAPGLRAGLLLVEDNAHNDVLG
- the spy gene encoding ATP-independent periplasmic protein-refolding chaperone Spy, giving the protein MRKLTSLLVASTLALGAANIVHAAADNLTPPPAAGEKSQHKMPMHRNMQTLFSGLNLTDAQKEQMHSIMKASHKKMQRPSLDDRRANHAIIAADSFDQAKAEAQADKLTANAKENAVAMLETQNKLYNVLTPEQKKQYNDNFEKQLTAKPQHQGKKMLPAAG
- the astD gene encoding succinylglutamate-semialdehyde dehydrogenase → MTHCINGHWLAGSGAPFTRTDPVTAEKLWQGNAADASQVMAACNAARSAFPGWARRPFTERQVIAEAFARLLEEHKQDLAASIAQETGKPRWEAQTEVQAMIGKVAISVKAFHARTGEQNEGESSLRHRPHGVMAVFGPYNFPGHLPNGHIVPALLAGNTVVFKPSELTPVTAEKVMHLWLRAGIPDGVLNLLQGGRDTGQALAQDRQIDGLLFTGSAATGYQLHRQFAGQPEKMLALEMGGNNALIVEDPADIDAAVHIAVQSAFITAGQRCTCARRMLVKRGAAGDAFLARLVEVSRTLRIGRWDDEPQPFMGSVISPQAAERIFDEWQARVAAGGEALLTMCWPDRSRALLTPGIIDVTNLKALADEEVFGPLLSVIRYDDFQQAVDIANDTRYGLSCGLISPDREKFDHLLLEARAGIVNWNKPLTGASSSAPFGGIGASGNHRASAWYAADYCAWPMASLESPTLSLPATLSPGLDFHTGDRS
- the osmE gene encoding osmotically-inducible lipoprotein OsmE, whose product is MIKVTGFIGAAVALAVLSGCSAYDRAESYVTKPVVKDVKKGMTREQVREVAGAPSTEITMTHARGTCQTYVLGERDGQPQTYFVSYSDTGRVMNYGFQSCKEYDTDPQAPQQ
- a CDS encoding aspartate aminotransferase family protein — its product is MQQSISRENYDQWIVPTYVPANFIPVRAEGSTLWDQNDKDYIDFAGGIAVNALGHAHPELQQALQQQAARLWHTGNGYTNEPILRLAKQLIDATFAERVFFCNSGAEANEAALKLARKYAHDKFSPAKSGIVAFNNAFHGRTLFTVSAGGQPAYSKDFAPLPGGIDHAVFNDLSSAAALINDETCAVIVEPIQGEGGVVPAEPAFLRGLRALCDQHNALLIFDEVQTGVGRTGSLYAYMHYGVTPDVLTTAKALGGGFPIGAMLTTERLAAVMVVGSHGTTYGGNPLAGAVAGKVIELINRPDVMDGVGLRHRWFIDGLNAINQRLHIFQEIRGLGLLIGCVLNTDYSGKAKQFNLAAAEEGVMILIAGANVLRFAPSLVIGEQEVKEGLVRFERACEAVIKGARV
- the astB gene encoding N-succinylarginine dihydrolase: MTAREVNFDGLVGLTHHYAGLSFGNEASTRNRHQQSNPKLAAQQGLLKMKALADRGFAQAVIPPHERPDTAALRQLGFSGSDAQVLAKVARQAPQLLSAVSSASAMWVANAATVSPSADSADGRVHLTVANLNNKFHRAIEAPTTAALLRAIFRDARHFTVHDALPQVALFGDEGAANHNRLGSDYGDPGVQLFIYGREGADTARGPSRYPARQTREASEAVARLHQLDDARTVFAQQNPAVIDRGVFHNDVIAVSNQQVLFCHQHAFMQQAQLLTLLKEKVSGFIPIEVPDHRISVSDAVETYLFNSQLLSRDDGKMLLVLPEEARQHPGVWHYLSELVESGGPIAELKVFDLRESMCNGGGPACLRLRVAMTAQEQAAVNPAVMMNDTLFTKLNCWVDRYYRDRLSQHDLADPQLLIEGHEALDALTRLLDLGNVYPFQQ
- the nadE gene encoding ammonia-dependent NAD(+) synthetase, which gives rise to MALQQKIIEALGVKPVIDVKQEIRTSVEFLKSYLKTYPFIKTLVLGISGGQDSTLTGKLAQTAISELREETANPEYTFIAVRLPYGVQADEQDCQDAINFIQPDRVLTVNIKEAVLASEKALKEAGITLSDYIRGNEKARERMKAQYSIAGMNAGVVVGTDHAAEAITGFFTKYGDGGTDINPIFRLHKGQGKMLLKALGCPEHLYLKQPTADLEDDRPGLQDEVALGVTYAQIDAYLEGQSIDPAAARIIEGWYQKTEHKRRPPITVFDEFWKK